In Nitrosophilus alvini, the following are encoded in one genomic region:
- a CDS encoding menaquinone biosynthesis decarboxylase has product MDNVIEFLKEQGGLRVIDEELDVNLEIPHIAYIEVKKTDSKPLLFTNPIDRKLNIKYKMPVLMNIFANFDLTTKILGKHPDLIAKEIEELLHMKPPRSFGEKIDLLTKLFKIKNVFPKRVKGRGVCQQKEIEDLTKLPILKTWPMDGGKFITTGQVYTKTLNGDIQNVGMYRLQMYDRHRLGMHWQIHKDGAHFFHEYREAGQKMPVTVAVGGDPLYIWCGQAPMPPKLFELLLYGFIRGENPKLVKSLTNDIWIPEDVDVVIEGFVDPQKFEIEGPFGDHTGYYTLPEPFPVMEVTKITSKANPVFTATVVGKPPLEDKYMGWGTERIFLPLLKTTASDLIDYHMPENGVFHNLILAKMKTMYPGHAKQFMHAFWGVGQMSFVKHAIFTGEDAPKLSDYENISSYILNRISPKNILISEGVVDHLDHSSDVQFVGGKLGVDATGEEIDELGIELLSDEELLEKFRKIDPNVIGLRQYKQDTKNPITLISYNKQRCVKKLFEDIEALKYHIKILVVVDYDENDLNNPYMLIWRVVNNIDAKRDVLLEPFIMIDGTNKNRLDGFEREWPPDTVCDKDVIENLKKRVLIDVDEEFLRRFQIV; this is encoded by the coding sequence ATAGATAATGTAATAGAGTTTTTAAAAGAGCAGGGTGGATTGAGAGTCATAGATGAAGAGTTGGATGTAAATCTGGAAATTCCTCATATTGCCTATATAGAGGTAAAAAAAACCGATTCAAAACCGCTTCTTTTCACAAACCCTATCGATAGAAAACTGAATATTAAATATAAAATGCCTGTTCTTATGAATATATTTGCAAACTTCGATCTGACTACAAAAATACTCGGAAAACATCCCGATTTGATTGCCAAAGAGATTGAAGAGCTTCTACACATGAAACCACCGAGAAGTTTTGGGGAAAAAATCGACCTTTTGACCAAACTTTTCAAAATCAAAAACGTTTTTCCAAAAAGAGTCAAAGGTCGGGGGGTATGTCAACAAAAAGAGATCGAAGATTTGACAAAGCTTCCCATACTTAAAACCTGGCCTATGGATGGGGGTAAGTTTATCACCACAGGACAGGTATATACCAAAACGCTCAATGGCGATATTCAAAATGTGGGAATGTACAGACTGCAGATGTATGACAGGCATAGACTTGGTATGCACTGGCAGATACACAAAGATGGTGCTCACTTTTTTCATGAGTATAGAGAAGCAGGACAAAAGATGCCTGTTACTGTCGCCGTGGGAGGCGATCCGCTGTATATCTGGTGCGGACAGGCACCAATGCCTCCAAAACTGTTCGAGCTACTTCTATATGGCTTTATAAGAGGCGAAAATCCGAAACTTGTTAAATCTTTGACCAACGATATTTGGATTCCGGAAGATGTTGATGTGGTGATAGAAGGTTTTGTAGATCCCCAGAAATTTGAGATAGAGGGTCCCTTTGGGGATCATACGGGATACTATACCCTTCCCGAACCTTTTCCCGTAATGGAAGTTACAAAAATAACATCCAAAGCAAATCCTGTGTTTACTGCTACTGTAGTAGGAAAACCGCCGCTGGAAGATAAATATATGGGATGGGGGACTGAGAGGATATTTCTGCCTCTATTAAAAACTACTGCTAGTGATCTGATTGACTACCATATGCCTGAAAACGGAGTTTTTCACAATCTCATTTTGGCAAAAATGAAAACTATGTATCCGGGACATGCCAAACAGTTTATGCATGCATTCTGGGGTGTTGGTCAGATGAGTTTTGTAAAACATGCGATATTTACGGGAGAAGATGCTCCTAAGCTAAGCGATTATGAAAATATTTCATCCTATATCTTGAACCGTATTTCACCTAAAAATATTTTGATAAGCGAAGGGGTGGTAGACCATCTTGATCATTCAAGCGATGTTCAATTTGTTGGCGGGAAACTTGGGGTCGATGCAACCGGTGAAGAGATAGATGAACTTGGAATAGAACTTTTAAGCGATGAAGAGCTTTTGGAGAAGTTCAGAAAGATAGATCCAAATGTAATAGGGCTCAGACAGTACAAACAGGATACCAAAAATCCGATAACCCTCATAAGCTATAACAAACAAAGATGTGTCAAAAAACTTTTTGAAGATATTGAAGCTCTTAAATATCATATAAAAATTCTGGTTGTAGTAGATTATGATGAAAATGATTTGAACAATCCGTATATGTTGATTTGGCGTGTTGTAAATAATATAGATGCCAAAAGAGATGTGCTGTTAGAGCCTTTTATCATGATCGATGGAACCAATAAAAACAGACTTGACGGTTTTGAAAGAGAGTGGCCGCCTGATACGGTATGTGACAAAGATGTAATAGAAAATCTAAAAAAGAGAGTTCTTATCGATGTTGATGAAGAGTTTTTGAGAAGGTTTCAGATAGTTTAA
- the hemC gene encoding hydroxymethylbilane synthase — translation MKKLVIATRGSKLALWQSEHIKAELKNHFPEMEIELRIFKTKGDKILDTPLALIGGKGLFTKELEDAMLKGDAHMAVHSLKDVPTELPEGLVLSAITKREDVRDAMLSEKYSSVEELPGGAVVGTTSLRRRMQLLHLRPDLNIKDLRGNVDTRIRKLKNGEFDAIILAAAGLNRLGLTGEVRYFSPIDTEKMIPAMGQAALGIESVSDPDVLKIVSVLNDEKSMIETTVERTFVDRLQGGCQVPIGVRAELLENGDVIAKAVIGLPNGRELLKDKVIGTKENYKELGNILADSMIENGAKELLKRAEEIAFK, via the coding sequence GTGAAAAAACTGGTAATTGCAACAAGAGGAAGTAAACTTGCCCTGTGGCAGTCGGAACATATAAAAGCAGAACTGAAAAACCATTTTCCCGAAATGGAGATAGAACTTCGTATCTTCAAGACAAAAGGTGACAAAATATTGGATACTCCTTTAGCTCTTATCGGTGGGAAAGGGCTTTTTACTAAAGAACTTGAAGATGCCATGCTAAAAGGCGATGCCCATATGGCCGTTCATAGTCTAAAAGATGTGCCTACCGAACTGCCTGAGGGTCTGGTGCTCAGTGCAATAACGAAGCGCGAAGACGTAAGAGATGCGATGCTCAGCGAAAAATACTCTTCTGTAGAAGAGCTACCCGGAGGTGCTGTTGTAGGGACTACTAGTCTCAGAAGAAGAATGCAGCTTCTTCATCTGAGACCAGATCTCAATATCAAAGATTTGAGAGGAAATGTTGATACCAGGATAAGAAAACTCAAAAACGGAGAGTTTGATGCCATCATACTTGCTGCTGCTGGTCTGAACAGATTGGGACTTACCGGTGAGGTCAGATACTTTTCTCCGATCGATACAGAGAAGATGATTCCCGCTATGGGACAGGCTGCGCTCGGTATAGAGAGTGTCAGTGACCCTGATGTTCTTAAAATCGTATCTGTGCTGAATGACGAGAAATCTATGATAGAGACAACGGTGGAGAGGACGTTTGTAGACAGGCTTCAAGGAGGCTGTCAGGTGCCGATAGGCGTGAGGGCTGAGCTTCTTGAGAACGGTGATGTAATAGCTAAAGCCGTTATAGGTCTTCCAAACGGCAGAGAGCTTTTGAAAGATAAAGTGATAGGAACAAAAGAGAACTATAAAGAGCTTGGAAATATACTTGCAGACTCTATGATAGAAAACGGAGCTAAAGAGCTTCTAAAGCGGGCTGAAGAGATTGCTTTTAAATAA
- a CDS encoding DsbA family protein: protein MSSMLKLLSVSIIAATALFGATDAQIIKFVKKGLGKNPSIEVKKVEIVEKQPVEKPAGWDAYIIRFDLVLKRGKEKREIAGGDVIFVKGDMVSPDFIDLKTNRSLKKSISPTLKQEFYDNKRLLYGKKDAEHKIVVFSDPLCPFCKDIVPVIIEDVKKYPDKFALYYYHLPLAQLHPAAPTIAKAMIIFQKEGRKDLIKKIYETDFDPTLTDEKDILQELNKKLGTKLSVNDINQKWVLEHLKHDMESAQKLMVKGTPTIFLDGKKDISLDKDEYKKYIK from the coding sequence ATGTCATCGATGTTGAAATTATTGAGCGTTAGTATTATAGCTGCAACCGCACTTTTTGGCGCAACAGATGCCCAGATAATCAAATTTGTAAAAAAAGGTCTTGGCAAAAATCCTTCGATTGAGGTAAAAAAAGTGGAGATAGTTGAAAAACAGCCGGTAGAAAAACCTGCTGGATGGGATGCTTATATAATAAGATTTGATCTAGTTCTCAAAAGAGGAAAAGAGAAAAGAGAGATAGCAGGCGGTGATGTTATTTTTGTAAAAGGTGATATGGTGTCTCCGGATTTCATAGACCTTAAAACCAACAGAAGTCTGAAAAAATCAATATCTCCAACTTTGAAACAGGAGTTCTATGATAATAAGAGGCTTTTATACGGGAAAAAAGATGCAGAGCATAAAATAGTCGTTTTCAGCGATCCTTTGTGCCCTTTCTGTAAAGATATAGTTCCTGTAATTATAGAAGATGTGAAAAAATACCCTGACAAATTTGCACTTTACTATTATCATCTTCCGTTAGCACAGCTTCATCCGGCTGCTCCAACTATTGCAAAAGCGATGATAATTTTTCAAAAAGAGGGCAGAAAAGATCTTATAAAAAAAATATACGAAACAGACTTTGATCCCACTTTGACTGATGAAAAAGATATTCTTCAGGAGCTTAACAAAAAACTCGGGACAAAGCTTAGTGTAAATGATATAAACCAAAAATGGGTTCTAGAACATCTCAAACATGATATGGAGTCGGCACAAAAACTGATGGTTAAAGGAACGCCGACAATTTTCCTTGACGGAAAAAAAGATATATCTTTGGACAAAGACGAATACAAAAAATATATCAAATAA
- a CDS encoding FxsA family protein produces MIYFLLYLFIEVFVSVNIASVIGPIWTFVEIIASAMLGFFILARFQYKSSEYLMALARKEITIEEFESLNLYTLLGAFLLIIPGFFTDIIGILLQFGVFAKFFASKILHLRKKPPKDEGDDNVIDVEIIER; encoded by the coding sequence ATGATCTATTTTCTTCTCTACCTTTTTATTGAAGTTTTTGTTTCTGTCAATATAGCAAGTGTCATAGGTCCGATATGGACATTTGTAGAGATTATTGCATCTGCTATGCTCGGTTTTTTTATATTGGCAAGATTTCAATATAAATCCAGCGAGTATCTTATGGCTCTTGCAAGGAAAGAGATTACAATTGAAGAGTTTGAGTCATTGAATCTTTATACACTTCTTGGAGCTTTTTTGCTGATAATTCCAGGATTTTTTACGGATATCATAGGAATACTTTTACAGTTTGGAGTTTTTGCCAAATTTTTTGCCAGCAAAATACTGCATTTGAGAAAAAAACCACCCAAAGATGAAGGAGACGACAATGTCATCGATGTTGAAATTATTGAGCGTTAG
- a CDS encoding proline--tRNA ligase, which translates to MRFGKAFIPTQKEAPKDALLPSHIFLVRGAFINQVASGIYNFLPLGKKVLEKIENIIKNELDNAGCQEVQLGFVTPCELWEKSGRLAKYGKELLRFKDRRENCFVLGPTHEEMMVELVKNRANSYKDLPLNLYQINLKFRDEARPRFGLLRGREFIMKDGYSFHADHEDMVREFKLMEETYRKIFEKMGLDFRVVEAHSGAIGGSGSKEFMVLANSGEDTIVVCDSCGYAANIEAAKRAQPEAPCEPPEAEFCKFFTPGVKTIGELSDFFKVNPYYLVKAVAKKAIYDDHEEIVVFFLRGSDELQETKALSAIGANDLVDVSEEELENAGLVPGYIGPFETEVRVLFDSSLKNAANMICGANEKEYHMVGADLGNIEAEFADIIEVKEGDKCPGCGGKLLLTKGIEVGHIFQLGTRYSEPLEANFLDENGKSKPFVMGTYGIGVSRLIAAIIEQNHDEKGCIWPKSVAPFEVDIVVSNIKDEEQKNFAEELYDRLRSASVEVILDDRNERFGFKMKDFELIGFPYAVIVGKSLKEGKIEIVDRKTLEKTEVEKDKVFEYLTDILK; encoded by the coding sequence GTGAGGTTTGGCAAAGCATTTATACCGACACAAAAAGAGGCACCTAAAGATGCTCTGCTTCCAAGCCATATTTTTCTGGTAAGAGGAGCTTTTATAAATCAGGTAGCAAGCGGAATCTATAATTTTCTGCCACTTGGTAAAAAGGTACTTGAAAAAATAGAAAATATTATAAAAAATGAGCTTGACAATGCAGGATGTCAGGAGGTTCAACTGGGTTTTGTTACTCCATGCGAACTTTGGGAAAAGAGCGGAAGGTTGGCTAAATACGGAAAAGAGTTGTTGAGATTTAAAGACAGGCGTGAGAACTGTTTTGTCTTAGGACCTACTCATGAGGAGATGATGGTCGAACTTGTCAAAAACAGAGCAAACAGCTATAAAGACCTTCCTTTGAATCTCTATCAGATAAATCTGAAATTCAGAGATGAGGCTAGACCAAGATTTGGACTCTTAAGAGGTCGTGAATTTATAATGAAAGACGGATACAGTTTTCATGCCGACCATGAAGACATGGTTAGAGAATTTAAACTTATGGAAGAGACATATAGAAAAATTTTTGAAAAAATGGGGCTAGATTTCAGAGTTGTGGAAGCTCACAGCGGGGCTATTGGGGGAAGCGGAAGCAAAGAGTTTATGGTTCTTGCAAACAGCGGTGAAGATACTATAGTAGTATGTGATTCTTGTGGATATGCTGCAAATATAGAAGCGGCAAAAAGGGCTCAACCAGAGGCTCCTTGTGAGCCTCCTGAAGCGGAGTTTTGCAAATTTTTTACCCCAGGGGTTAAAACTATTGGGGAACTTAGCGACTTTTTCAAAGTAAATCCCTACTATCTTGTTAAAGCCGTGGCAAAAAAAGCGATATATGACGACCATGAAGAGATAGTGGTATTTTTCTTAAGAGGCAGCGATGAACTTCAGGAAACCAAAGCACTCTCTGCTATAGGTGCAAACGATCTTGTTGATGTAAGCGAGGAAGAACTTGAAAATGCAGGCCTTGTACCAGGATATATAGGGCCTTTTGAAACAGAAGTGAGAGTTTTATTTGACAGCTCTTTAAAAAATGCGGCAAATATGATATGCGGAGCAAATGAGAAAGAGTATCATATGGTAGGTGCCGATCTTGGCAATATAGAAGCGGAATTTGCAGATATTATAGAGGTAAAAGAGGGAGATAAGTGTCCTGGTTGCGGAGGAAAGCTGCTATTGACAAAAGGGATAGAAGTCGGACATATTTTTCAGCTTGGAACAAGATATTCTGAACCTCTGGAGGCAAATTTTCTTGATGAGAACGGAAAGTCAAAACCGTTTGTTATGGGGACATACGGTATCGGCGTAAGTCGCCTTATTGCCGCTATAATCGAACAGAATCATGATGAAAAAGGGTGCATATGGCCAAAAAGCGTAGCCCCTTTTGAAGTTGATATCGTTGTATCGAATATAAAAGATGAAGAGCAGAAAAATTTTGCCGAAGAGTTGTATGATAGGCTTAGATCAGCTTCGGTAGAAGTTATACTCGATGACAGAAATGAGAGATTCGGATTTAAGATGAAAGATTTTGAACTTATAGGTTTTCCATATGCAGTTATCGTCGGAAAATCTCTGAAAGAGGGAAAAATAGAGATAGTTGATAGAAAAACTCTTGAAAAAACTGAAGTTGAAAAAGATAAAGTTTTCGAATATTTGACGGATATACTCAAATGA
- the hemA gene encoding glutamyl-tRNA reductase, with the protein MQYLVISFSHKNSDVTVREKLALSEPEIREKTYKKLMEHRAINEVIILSTCNRVEVIASVKDPYKATEYILSLLSSNSGISLEELEGRADIYEDNGAIHHIFSVASALDSLVIGETQISGQLKDAYKESFEKGYCSQKLSRVMHYAFKCAAAVRNSTDISKNPVSVASAAVAKAKSILGSLGGYTALILGTGEMGLLAAKHLISNGCNIILIGRDLKKTKEIVKELGSQAQAEPFSNIKDLLNRYRLLFTATGAPHPIITPDMIEPREFERHWFDMAVPRDIEECSCKNVNIYSVDDLQDIVNQNLALREEQASIAYKIVGRFTMEFFKWLQSLSVDPIIKEIRNRAREASLKELKKAIKKGYLPAEYEEEVTKILHNAFNTFLHRPTVNLKKVAEEPSGDTIVESIKYFFDINGGKETSLNRYKCEYHMDVRSEA; encoded by the coding sequence ATGCAGTACTTAGTTATAAGTTTTTCACACAAAAACTCCGATGTAACCGTTAGAGAGAAATTGGCATTAAGTGAACCCGAAATCAGAGAAAAAACCTATAAAAAACTTATGGAACACAGGGCAATAAACGAAGTTATAATTCTCTCTACATGTAACAGAGTGGAAGTAATTGCTAGTGTAAAAGACCCTTATAAAGCAACCGAATATATACTCTCTCTTCTGAGTTCAAATTCAGGGATTTCTCTTGAAGAGCTTGAAGGAAGAGCCGATATATACGAAGACAACGGCGCTATACACCATATATTCAGCGTTGCTTCCGCTCTTGACAGTCTTGTTATTGGCGAGACGCAGATATCGGGACAGCTCAAAGACGCTTACAAAGAGTCTTTTGAAAAAGGATATTGTTCACAAAAACTGAGTCGTGTTATGCACTATGCATTTAAGTGTGCGGCGGCCGTAAGAAACAGTACGGATATTTCCAAAAATCCCGTTTCCGTTGCAAGTGCCGCAGTAGCAAAAGCAAAGTCTATACTCGGTTCGCTTGGCGGATATACCGCTTTGATTTTGGGGACAGGCGAAATGGGCCTTTTAGCAGCAAAACATCTTATATCGAACGGATGCAACATTATCCTAATAGGAAGAGATCTCAAAAAAACGAAAGAGATTGTAAAAGAGCTCGGTTCTCAGGCTCAGGCGGAACCCTTTTCAAATATCAAAGACCTTCTCAACAGATACAGGCTGCTTTTTACCGCTACAGGTGCGCCACACCCAATAATTACACCGGACATGATTGAACCCAGAGAGTTTGAAAGGCACTGGTTTGATATGGCGGTTCCAAGAGATATAGAAGAGTGTTCATGTAAAAATGTAAATATATATAGTGTCGATGATCTGCAGGATATTGTCAATCAAAACCTCGCTTTGAGAGAAGAGCAGGCGTCAATTGCTTATAAGATAGTCGGCAGATTTACTATGGAGTTTTTTAAATGGCTACAGTCGCTATCTGTAGACCCAATTATAAAAGAGATAAGGAACAGAGCTAGAGAAGCGAGTCTTAAGGAGTTGAAAAAAGCGATAAAGAAGGGTTATCTTCCGGCAGAATACGAAGAAGAAGTGACAAAAATACTTCATAACGCTTTCAATACTTTTCTACATAGACCCACTGTCAATCTCAAAAAAGTTGCGGAAGAGCCATCAGGCGATACGATAGTAGAGTCAATAAAATACTTTTTTGATATAAACGGAGGCAAAGAGACCTCTCTTAACAGATACAAATGCGAATATCATATGGATGTCAGGAGTGAAGCGTGA
- a CDS encoding polyprenyl synthetase family protein, with product MNLEAVETELVSLVKDLDDETSVKLFEKLPKGKRLRSKLILKIAPQSKEAVKLSAIIELIHAASLLHDDVIDDALTRRGAPSLNALFGNKTSIMLGDILYSKAFYELVSMGEEIAKRVSNAVTLLSIGEMMDVELSKRFNPDFDLYFDMIYKKTASLIEASAASAAVIANKNPENYGLYGKNLGIAFQIVDDILDIVSDEKTLGKPALNDYKEGKTTLPYIYLYNDMTEEEKQKLVSYHGKELNVDESKWIKEMFEKYDSVQKSHNFAKKLGLEALKSIESDDRGGDLTAIMKNLIERSY from the coding sequence TTGAATCTTGAGGCTGTAGAGACGGAACTTGTTTCTCTTGTAAAAGATCTTGATGATGAAACAAGTGTAAAACTTTTTGAAAAATTACCAAAAGGAAAGAGGTTAAGATCGAAACTTATACTCAAAATTGCGCCACAGAGCAAAGAAGCGGTCAAACTTTCTGCCATTATAGAGCTTATACATGCTGCAAGTCTGTTGCATGATGATGTTATCGACGATGCACTTACAAGAAGAGGAGCTCCCTCTTTAAATGCGCTATTCGGCAATAAAACTTCCATTATGCTTGGAGATATACTTTATTCAAAAGCTTTCTATGAGCTGGTCTCGATGGGAGAGGAGATAGCAAAAAGAGTTTCAAATGCTGTTACTCTTCTGAGTATCGGTGAGATGATGGATGTTGAACTTTCCAAAAGATTCAATCCGGATTTTGATCTCTATTTTGATATGATTTACAAAAAGACAGCCTCTTTGATAGAGGCAAGCGCAGCCTCAGCTGCAGTCATTGCAAACAAAAATCCTGAAAATTATGGTCTATACGGTAAAAATCTGGGGATTGCTTTTCAGATTGTTGATGATATTTTGGATATTGTTTCAGATGAAAAAACTCTTGGTAAACCGGCTTTAAACGATTATAAAGAGGGCAAAACTACCTTACCGTACATATATCTTTACAATGATATGACCGAAGAGGAAAAACAGAAACTTGTTTCATATCATGGAAAAGAGTTAAATGTAGATGAGTCGAAGTGGATAAAAGAGATGTTTGAAAAATATGATTCAGTTCAGAAATCACATAATTTTGCCAAAAAACTTGGACTCGAAGCGCTTAAAAGCATAGAGAGTGATGATAGAGGTGGCGATTTGACAGCAATTATGAAAAATCTAATAGAGAGGTCTTATTGA
- a CDS encoding DUF2018 family protein: MLFNDEDDFLMGTPKSKFFDIVFHANRNIVHNELERLMRRMAALELIVEKELGIEDVEKKIASFEPENTEEIENRTNSLYIESMGNILSESE; encoded by the coding sequence ATGTTGTTCAATGATGAAGATGATTTTTTGATGGGGACGCCAAAAAGCAAATTTTTTGATATAGTTTTTCACGCAAACAGAAACATTGTACATAATGAACTTGAAAGATTGATGCGTAGAATGGCTGCACTTGAGCTCATAGTTGAAAAAGAGTTGGGAATCGAAGATGTAGAAAAGAAAATTGCATCATTTGAACCTGAAAATACAGAAGAGATTGAGAACAGAACAAACTCTTTATATATAGAATCTATGGGAAATATTCTAAGCGAAAGCGAATAA